Genomic segment of Panicum virgatum strain AP13 chromosome 2K, P.virgatum_v5, whole genome shotgun sequence:
agcagcagcaaaaccGCCGCCTGCAGAGGCAGCAGCAAAACCGCCGCCTGCAGAGGCAGCAGCAGGCGCCGAAAAGCCCCCACCTGCTGCAGCACCAGCAAATCCAGCATTACTTGAAGATAAAGAACCAAAGCCCCCAGATGTAGAAGCACTAGCAAATCCACCAAATCCTCCAGAACCTACACCTCCTAGCTGGCGCGACTGTCCAAAAGAACCCAGCACTGATCCAAGCGCTTGTTGAGCACCAAACTGTGAAGGCTGCCCAAACCCTGACTGCTGTCCAGCCCCAATTTGTGCAGGCTGCCCAAATCCTGACTGCTGCCCAGATCCAATTTGTGCTGGCTGACCAAAACCAGACTGAATTTGTGCTGGCTGCCCAAATCCAGCTCCAATCTGTGCAGGCTTCCCAAATCCTGACTGCTGGCCAGATCCAAGTTGTGCAGTCTGTCCAAATCCAGTAAGGCCACTTGAGAATGTACTAGAAAAGGCACTAGAGCTAGTTGACTGAGATGGctgggctggctgggctgaaGGAATGCTCAATGATGCTGGCCGGAAAAGCTGTCCTGGACTGGTTGTCAAAGTAAATGGTGTGCCTGAACTTTTATTGTCAGATGTACCAAAGGAGGTCCCAAAAGGATTAGACTTTTGAGGACTTGAAGAAGGCTGAGACCCGAGACTGAACCCACCAAGGGCTCCCAAATTGAGTTCGACACTTGTGGAAGGCGCCTCCTCTTCCATATCATCTTCATCGGTTGAGATGTTGTTTGGTCCTACATCTTTTCCTGCAGAAGTGACAACTGGTTCTGCTGTTGTTGGAGCTGTTTTAGGAGCAGAGACTGGAGTAGAAGGCAAAGTGGCACCGGTTGTTGGAGGCTGTGAAGGTTTGCTTTCAGTGGTCGATATGACTGAACTACTCTCAGAAACTATGGTACTAGTTACCTCTGATGTAACCATTTCAGGTTTTGCCGCATTTTTACCCATGCCAGATGACAAATCCTTAACAGGTGTTGGGATTGATGGTACAGAGCTAGACAAATTATCCCCAGGTACTAATGAAGAAATGTTTGGCGTTGATTTTTGCACTGAGCTAGACAAAATATCTGAAGTCTTTGCAGCTGATGCTTGCATAACTGATGAGGATGATGTAGCTGAAGAGGAAACAGTCGGCTTCATGGAATATAAATTGGTTTGTGTAACAGAAGTTGGAGAGAATGCAGGAGGTTGAGGTGCCACCTTGGGTGTTTCTTTCACAGTGCTCTGCACACCATCATTAACCCCGCTAAGCTTGCCACTCTTCTCTTGTAACACAGCAGGCTTGGAATTTTCAGAAGTGAAAGATGACTTGCTAAGATCTCTAAACATGTCACCCTTGCTCTGTGGAGAAGGATCCAATCCTTTTATGTTCCCCAAAGATGGCATTGCCTGACTGTCCTGCCTGTTCTTCAAAGTTAATGTAGACAAATCTCCAGACTCCCCAGTTAGAGTTTTCACAGACAGTGGACTCTGAGGTGCTTTTGCAGTCGCCATGGAAGGTAGTATATTGGCCTCCGTGTTGGCATTGCTTTTAGGTGTTATAGTTGTTTTGAAAGTTAAAGTATGTGACTTAGGCACAGTATGTGTTGCTCCAAAAGATGAAACATTGGATGGACTGATACTATCTTGTGCACCCTTATGTGTGTAACCAAATGCCGGTGAAGATGGTGCCAATTTTGAAGATTGAGCGATACTTTTCATTTGCCCTGGTAACTCAAATTGTTTTTTCTCTAAGATTTGAGATGGCCCAGTTGATTCCTTTACCCATTTGAACAACGGGTTCTGTTGGGATCCTGATGGTTTTGCTTTTACATctgaaattataaaaaaaaatgttCAAAGTTAAAAAGTCGTACAAAGACTGATGACTTAATAAGAATCTCCATGATACTAATAAAAAGCACAGAAATTGAAGTCGACTTGTAAAAACTTACCTTCACTGGAAGAACGCAGTCTGCTTGCATAAGATTCTACTATAGAGGAATTGGAGCTACCGCTTGACTTTTCCTGCGATATAGCTGCCATTTGAGAATCAAATATTTTCTTGTTTGACCTGAATGGCAGATCACTGCTGATCTTGAGGCGTTGTTGTTGTGCTATTCTTTTAACAGTAGTTTTCTGAGGTTCCAAACTAGTCAGGCTCTAAAAAATTGACAAATAATTTGTAGTTAGATTTACTGCTTATCTGCCACATGAAGAACAAGAAAATAACACAAATGTAGACCATATGAGGAAAAAAATGCAGGAAAGCAGAGTATGTAATAAAAAACAAAGACCCACATCATCTTTCCAAGTTATGTGCATGttacatgaaaaatgtaatgTTTTTGTTCTACTAGGTTCAATAATTTACCATATCCAGTGATTCTCTCCTCCTTCGTGCAGTCTCAGGTTCAACACTCTTGGAAGGCCCTAATACTCCCTTTGAATGCTCATTCCCTGACGGAAACCGCTTAATTGACTTAGAAGGAGTGCTGCCTAAAAATTTGGTTGCATCAGTTGTGTGGGCTAAACCAATTGATTCAAACAACTCTTTGGTCACTGCCCTTCGCTTTGTAGTAGTAGAACCTATATTTAATGCAGATATCTGTTTTGAGAGGCATTCAGATAGTTGCTCAGCTGCTGCCAATTGCGAGTTCAGTGCATTGTACACACTGGATAATTGTGTGTGACTGAAAAAGTAAAAGCAAAATATCAGTTAAAACATCATACTCACAAAAGGatccaaaaataaaaaggaaaagaaaaggtaaacgAAACACATATATGATGATAAGAACAAAGCATAAAAAGGCTATTTGTTTGCCATCCATTTGATGATACTCATTAATTATATATGAATTTGTAGCAAGATGGTATAACAGTTGAATACCTCGACCTTGACTTATTAGAATAAACAGCTCTACGACCAGAAGCCAATCTTCCTGTTTCACTGAATTTGTTCATCTCCAGATTATTGAAGTGCCTCTCTAGCTCGACTAGCTGATTTGTCAAATTCTGTGTGACAAAGAATCCATTATTCTCCTCCAATATCATAGAAACAAATGAAGTAGGTCAGAATGTCAGATATTGATACCTGGTTAGCTTTGAGAATATTTTGCCTCTTTACTTCAAATTCTGGACTCAATTTCTGACGGTTCCATATATCCCAGTACTGAGTATCTGAAGATTGGCTGACAATTCCTTTCATGTAAGTTTGCCTAGCAGAAACTGAGGAGAACAAAGAATAAGGTAAAATAACAGCACACCTTTTTCTTAAAATATACATATCTTGAAGGCAAAAGTCTTTTTTTCTGGTGAAAAGATCTAGAGATAGATTAATACATCAATTTATTTACCAGTCTACCACAGGAAATGTAGCTTACTCATTTGAAAATAATAAACCAACAAATTAAATTAAACTTGGTTATTAATCAAGAATAATCAGTTATATTTCTTCAATATTATGGTCAGATCATGTAGGCAAACCATGTGCAAATGTATTTTTGCTGATTATATATTACAAACAACTTAAAAATGATATAAACTATCTATCCTGCAAAAGCATACTATTATGATCAAATAATTCTTTATCGTGTGAAGGTATGAAAGAAAGCAATAGGTAAAATCATGTAGGcaaatcatttgcaaatgtatTTTTGCTGATTATATACTAAAAACAACTTCAAAAATGATATAAACTATCTATGGATAAGCATACTATTTGATCAAATAATTCTTTAACATGTGAAGTTATGAAAGAAAGCAATAAGTGAAAACGTGCAGCTTGTTCTAACTACTTGctcaaaaatagcaaaaaaaaagtatatgAAGGCTCACCTTGAAACATCTTGTTCCTCAAATCTTCAATTCTTGAACACTGTCCCTCTACTTTGTTCTGGGATTGAAACAAGCACATACACATTTAGTAACAATTTTCAAAACAGAAGAACGGACAGCACAACAAAGAGACCATTGAGGGAGGAAGAGTGGGGAGCACTCGCAATTATTATATACCTTGAAGACCTGCAACAACTCCAAAAAGTTCTGCAAACCATCCTCAAACATAGAAAGAGGACGCTGCTGGAAGGTTATGCAGGCATCTCTGAAACCACCATCCTTTTCTATGTAAGCTAGTAGGGCATCTAATTCCTTCGTCATTTCATTTATCTGTAACGAAGGGGAAAAATTTTAGTGTCCAAGAAAGAAGATGCCAAAGTatggttttcaaaaaaaaaatgccaaaGTATGCAAGGATGATGCACCAAGAGGCAACAAAATATGAGGTACATTCATTACTTGAAATTTTCCTTCAACTGATGATAATATTTCATAGGTACAAGGAAAGTAAAagatagaaaaataaatataataattAAATGTGTTCAGTGATCTTACACTGTAGAACTTTTTAGACATGTCTTCTTGAGAATCGAATATTGCGCTCATCTTGAAGTTTCTAGAATAGTCTACTGGTGCTTGCGTCCTGCTGTTATGTGATTTGCCCATAGTTTGCTGTGACAGAGGTGATCCATGCAACGATTGAGGTGCTTCGGAGTTTCCTGCCCGATACCCACTTGATGAAGATCCAATTAGGGAAGGTTTAGCTGGAGATATGGATGGTAAAGTTCCAGGGCTTAAGGCAACTGGAGGACCAAATACTTTCCCATCAGCAGTGTAGCTGGTTTGCGGCCAAGGATTTCCAAAACCAGCTTCATTCCTTTCTCCGATCTTGGCAGGGACCGATCCACTAGAGGCGAACAATGATGATTTGAAACTATAGCCACCACCATCTTTATTGGAGTTCTGAGATCCACCAAATGTCCCCACTGATTGGGTTGAATCCAGGCCTCCTTTACCACTTTGGATGTTTCCAAAACTGCTGCTGCCTGGTCGCAAGGAAGGAGCTAATCCACTAGGTGCCTTGCTTTCTGTTGGATTTGTGCCTTCATTATTGAAAGTAGAAAAGCTAAAAGACATTGCAGGTTTTGTGTTTCCTGTTAGTGCTAAACTAGGTGCGGTTGCGAGTGCAGTAGGCACATTCAGTTGCTTGGTGTCTAATGGCTTCTTATCAGAAGAGGTAAGCAAGGAATTGCCAGTTGTTTCCTGTTTTTTCGAAACCAAGGAACTATTTTTCATAATCATTGATTCCTGCTGGTTGCTACCTGCAAGGATAAAAACAAATATAGAAGGGTACTTTAGTTTCCAAAGCAAAGTGCAATTTAGAACCTCTTGGGTAGCAGCTTTTTACCTGTTTGTGCGCTAGAGGGATCAGCACCATGTTCAGTAAGAATACTCTTAGATACTGAGCCTGTAACACTTGGAGTCAACTCCTTTTCAGATACAGGTGCAGGTGAAATCTGTTTTTCACCACAGTCCTCATTGGTAGACAGAGTAGTATGAGGTAAATCAGAAGGGTCCGAAATCCTAAACAATAGTGTCGATACAAAAATGTGTCCCCAACAGAAGTACAATATTTAGAAGTTGAAGTGACCAAAATTTTCACTATATAGCAATGCCAAGTATCAATTAAAAATACTTACCTGGCAAGATAATATAGAACTAGTTTGCCTTCACCAGTCAAACAGAGTAGAACATGTTGAGGGGCAACCTCCTTTTGTTCGGGTCCTACTGTTACAGTGATCTTTTGAAATAATGAAACATTCTCAACACCAAACCCTAGTATGACATTGTCATCACCATTCTCTGAAATCATAAAAGAGGACTAAAACAGTTTAGACTTCATTTTCAAAGAAAAGCGCAGTGGGTTCTAAAAGCCATCGTTTTCTGGTATAGGATTCACCTTGCAAATCAATCCTAGGAGTGTATTTATCCTCCAACATTTCAAGACATTTTACAGTTTTTTCCTCATCGTGTGTGGATGGCCACTTTAGAAGGGCAATGTGTTCATCAATGCTCTTTCTATTCGAAGCCACCACGAGATCCCTATAAATTGCAAAAATCCACACACATATGTTTCAATCACAGAAAAGAAATGCAAACAGAACCTTGCAAGTAAATAAATATCACCATGTTACAGGCTTACAGCAGATAGGCTAGCAAAGGGGTGGACCTTACCCGACAGTGTCcgataagaagaagaaaaggctaaTACTCCCAGTTCCATATATAAGGCCCATTGCACTTTCCACACATATTAAGGAAGTGTCTAATCAAGGTAAGAGAAGACAAAGGTTGCATGGCTAAACCCTACTAGCATATACATTTAATTGTTTCGTGTCATCATGCTTATTTATTACTATAGGGGTAGTAGATGGGGAAAAAACTCATTATATGCTCCCCCTTGATTTCTGCAGGGGATTCATCTAATGGAAgttgaaaaaaaatcacacgGTAAATGGGGGCCAATAATATGACTAGTACTGTGTACAGCTGCATGCCTTTAATTAGGTGAGCTGTTGGTGATTGGGGCCACATCATTGGTGTTAAATATCAACTGTTGGAAGGAGGAAGAGAAAGTATAAAGAAATTAGGATCCATAAGATGCAATCGATAGGATGGGATAGAGTTGGAGTTGGACCAAGTGCACTAAAGTGGGAGGGTGTAAAAAGCAAAGCCATTGTGCTTTTATGTTCGTATAGGAACAGCAGAGATCGGTGCATCGTACAAGATttgtttgaacaacttatataTCCTTTCACCTCAtgttatggacaacctaaaagTTAGCATACACCATTAACTTCATGTAAAGAGCTCCCATAAATGGCTGATAAACAGTAACTTTCATCTAAATGGATTAATGTAAGGATCAAGGATTTCCTTCCTGGAAACCAATCCCCTTCATGATAGTGTAGGGGTAACAAGATTTTTGGTGTAAAGGCTGTTTAATACCACAACAAATACATGCAGAAAATTATTTTGCCATATCAGTGTTGATAAATTCCTGCCCAAATAATTGCCTTCCAATTTCAAACATACATGCCAAAATATTCAATAGAGATTTTCAAGGCCTAGGTTCACATACCAGCGACGCAGACAGCCCAATAGCAGATTAGGTCCAAATCCAGATGGTAAAACATCATCCATCATGCCGTTGAAGAAATCCACATAGGTATAAACAACTGGCTTGCCTGGGCTCTATAAGTGCATTGCAAAAGTAATTCGTTCAGTTCAACCAATCAGTGATATATTTGTTAGGAATGCAAAAAGGTTGCATAAATACATTCTGTAACCTTTGCTAATAAATGACATGAGAATCAACCAATTTAGGGTTTATGTTTTGTTATCCAAGTTCTTGGAGGAAACAAGACCAAAGCACAGACATGGTCTTAACTTGCAGAAATTCCAACCAAGCATATTAACTTTGATGAATGACAAGACTACAACACTCAAAATATACCCTAGGAACATGATTTGCCATTTACCGCGATATATGCATAATGTCATGGCCAAACTATGCTCAGAGACATATCTCTAGCTATTGAAGCAACTTTATACGAGCATGTTCTTAAAATTTGCAGATGAAACTTTTGCTTAAAAAAAACATAACATGTGATATGAATCCGATGATAGAAAAGAAGGCATCTAGAGGACCAATTAACCTCACAAAATGTGTTTTCTTCACTCCTTATAACTTGAACAAGATAGCCTTCTTCGTTGTCGTCTTCATTTAATCGAACACAGCCGATAACAATACTATCATCACGTATCCAACCAATGGAATCCACTGGTAAAAAATGGAAAATCATCAACACTGAACAATAATAGTACATACTAAACACAATTTCATATAGTTCAATCATGCAGCTGCAAGTAAATCCGGTAACGTAAAAAACAAAATGATGACTCTATGTCCTATGTATACTGTTAGCAAGGTAATTAGGGTTATGATTAGCAGGCCCATTGGGCCTTGGGTGACCGGCGCCCAGCCTTCCTGGCTgggggcgccgccccctccctctttGGTAGATGGCGGCAGGATCCCCCTGATGGTGGTGTTTCTATAAACCATCTAGGGTATCCTGCCTATATATGTACACCCTTGTGCACCTCTATCAATCAATCCAATCATTCCCTGCAATCTACATTGCTTACATATACATCTCAATGGTCATGGAGCAAATGTACAAACTCAGTTTTCAACATCATTGGTTATTTGAATGATTGTACAATCTGAAAACGATGATTGTATGTTGTAATTGTACAGGATGTCTCACAGTTTCCTAAGGGCACCAAAAAAATTTTATTGGTTCTTCGATATTTGTACTGGATGACTGAGGAAAAATATATAACGATGAAGCATTTTAGTCCCGAGCAGGTTGGGCAGGCTATGTGGAAAAATATATGTTCAGAAAAATAACAGTTCCACTAATTATAACATTTCATTATGTATCTAGGGATTTTGTTCAGAAAATAAAAGATCCACTAATTAGAGCATTTCATTCTGTATCTAGGGATTTTACAATATAGACGACACGAGAAAAAGGTGTATGGTTACCTTTGATGGTATTGCCCTCTGAATCACTTTCATCAGACCACAACTGGAACAGGAGGGACATGCAGCATGTTTCCTTAAACTCTGATGATAATATGGTAAGTTTGTTCTCTCTTGCAACGGCAATATGATTTCGTTCCTTGCAACAGTCAACTATATACATTTAAAACAGATATTTCAGTTTGAGAACCGAAACAGTGATGATTAACTTCAGTGACAACATCGTAGCAATGATGGTTTGTTAAAGAACTAACTTGGCAATAAAGCTAAAGCTTCAAAGGAGAATGCAATGCATCCAAGATTTATATAACATTGTGCATCACTATTGGTGTACAGGCCTCTGATAAATGTAATGTAGTCAGTCTTGCTAAGAGCaaaggctttgttgttgttgttgaagcACTGTTAAGAGTAACCATTCGAGAAAATATATAACAGGTTGGTTGTGATTGcaattttctttattttgatCCTTGAAATGTAGTATGTGGAAGTAATGGACGTGTTTTAATTTGCCCGTATCAACAGTACTCATCATAGAACATTCTCCCAGTCAAAAAAACAGGAGCAATTCATACTACTGAATTTCACTTCAAGTGGAACTAATTAGTATGTTATATGGTGTAGATATTAGTATGCCAGTGCACGCCATATTTCACATAATACTACTACTCCTGTAGAATTCACAGCAGCAATTGATGGTGTGTCCGTGCGTGCCTCAAATATAAATGCAGTAGGAATAAATAGTATTAGGAAAAGACATGAACCTGCATCAacattttccatcacatccttGAGACCTTCGCCCAAACTCCCATGAGACAGCAACCCACCATTTGATAGTACAACATATGCAGCAGAGGCATGATTTAACCACTTGAAATCCTTCACGGTGCCAGCTCGTCCCAGGCTACAAGATGAGGATGGTATCACATCCTGTATAGCACAATTACAAAGGATCGTTATAATCTTGATGACAAAAGCAATGACAGTTTCTCTGACATATAAACATGCAAACATACTAATGCTGAAACAGCATAACACAGGCCTTATCTAGCACCAGCAGCGTGAAACCTAATGCTGAACTCCCACAAGTCCTAATAATCAGATAGAAACATGTATGGATATGACCAAGCCATTAGTGAGCACAGATTGTTATTACATGAAAGACAAAAACTGAAACTAATCAGTTGCAGCAAAAGCAGTCCGCACAATACATGTGCTGCTGCACTGACCAATACAGAAATCCAAGCACGCACAAATTGTGTTGAGAGTGGTGAAAACCTGATGACCTTATGAGTGAGCAGAGACGCCAGCGAGAAGTAGTGGATCTCACTGTCCGTGCAGGCGGCTAGCACGGAGTCGTCATGCGAGAGCGCGAGGAGGGAGACACCGGGGAGGGGCACGTTGGCGATGCAGCAGTCCTTCGCGCAGCGGGTGCTGGCCTTGCCCTTGTCGCGCGCTTCCTTGCTGGCTTGGATCAACTCCTTGGTCCTCACGGCCATGAACCCTGGAGATGGAGCGAGAAAGCCCAGTTAGTCGGTGCGATGGAGGCGGGAATGCCGCAACCCTTGGGTTCGGTGAATATACCGTTTGGGTGGGCGAGGAagacggcggcgtggcggtcGGAGACAGCGAGCGGGCGCGCGGGAGGGGACTGGAGGTCGAAGAGCGGGAGCGGGGAGGAGTCGGTCGGGAGGAGCGGGATGGGGTCGCCGGTGAGgcggaagacgaagtcggtggTGCCGTCGTGGTCGCCCTCGACCTCGTCGGAGAGGTCCAGCTCCCGCGGGGCCCCCATGGCCGTGGCGCGCGTGGAGACGGTGGGGGTCTAGGGTTTTGGGGTGGGCGGGAAGCGGGAGGGGAACGCGAAGGATTTAGTAGCTTGGATGGCTTGGCCTTGGCGTGGTCTGTAAGCAGAGTgaccgccgcggcgggggcggaggcggaAGGATCccccggcggcgatggtggtggtggtggtggcggcggcctggtGGGTTGAACTGGTTTTGGGCCACGAAATGACGCACCATTTGAGCTGGGCTTTCTGATGCGGGCCTTGGATTGGACCATCTAAACAAAGCCCAGCTGCATATCAGCCGCGACGTTCTTTTTTTGTTCCTATGATATCCCAAAAGGACTTacgatgtaatttttttttttgagacccGATGTAATATATATTTTCTGCAGGGCTCCCATTGAATGGACTGGAGCATCTCGAGGAGACTAGCAAAAATCCTAGTCAAATTTAGAGATTAAGAGgttatctaaaaataaaaaacatccTAAACTGAGAGGCAAACATGCACTCTCTAAAACTAGACTCTCCATATGCTAAAATGCTAGTGGACCCCATGTGTCATACTCATTTCTATCTTCTTCATCCTTTTCCCCCACTTCTTGCTCACGCAGCCTCCTCTAGCAGCCTCGGCAGTGCGCTCTCCGCAACGGCATCGAGCGCCAGCTCCCTGCACCGCTCCTCGGCGACGACGACCTCCTCGCCCTAGCCGCGGCCTCCGCTGTGGTCGGCGAGGGCGGGCGAGCGGCAACGGCGAGACGGCGGGGTGGGCACGGGACAGCGAGGAAGGGCGGGCGGCGACAGCGGGACGGCGGGTGGACGCAGGACGGCGAGGAAGGACGGGCGGCAATCGTGAGACAGCGGTGACGAAGCTCGACAGCGGCACGCGACGGCGTAACGGCAGGGTGGCGACAGCGCTCGATGGTGGGGCAGCACGGGAGAGCGAGCCGCGAGACTTGCGCGGGACgtgggaggagggagatggcCAACGGACAGTCTCGGTTCTTTTGCCCAGCGAGCAGAGCAGGATAGCTAGATAAGCAAAATACAGAGTTTGTGGGATCTGAttttttatgtttctttttttttatcaaactcATCAGAGATACTGAGTCTGTTGGAGTCGCACTGATATTATGATTgcatatatttaatacttcctCCGTCTAAAAAGAATGTAAATCTCGCTTCCCGAGAAGTCAAACAAtttaaagtttgaccaaatttgtaTAAACTAGTATTAATATTTATGTTACAGCATAAGTATTTTTAGATTAATCatgtaatatatttctatactGCATCTATTCGGAGATACAAATGTTAGTaattttttgtataaatttgatcaaaatctattatattattaaaggagtgttaaaagaagccaccacgttcgccgagagggtctagaaattcccacattaatctaaaaaagagaagaatttgcaccgttggattttatgaagatctaacggttcaaactaactcaagagttcatatcaaatacgattaataaataactaatttcggatttaaaaaattaaggaaaattaagacatggcaaagagtccatgctgaatactattagtaaatagtttaattcggaattaaaaaaataaggaaattagggctta
This window contains:
- the LOC120694888 gene encoding nuclear pore complex protein NUP214-like, which gives rise to MGAPRELDLSDEVEGDHDGTTDFVFRLTGDPIPLLPTDSSPLPLFDLQSPPARPLAVSDRHAAVFLAHPNGFMAVRTKELIQASKEARDKGKASTRCAKDCCIANVPLPGVSLLALSHDDSVLAACTDSEIHYFSLASLLTHKDVIPSSSCSLGRAGTVKDFKWLNHASAAYVVLSNGGLLSHGSLGEGLKDVMENVDAVDCCKERNHIAVARENKLTILSSEFKETCCMSLLFQLWSDESDSEGNTIKVDSIGWIRDDSIVIGCVRLNEDDNEEGYLVQVIRSEENTFCESPGKPVVYTYVDFFNGMMDDVLPSGFGPNLLLGCLRRWDLVVASNRKSIDEHIALLKWPSTHDEEKTVKCLEMLEDKYTPRIDLQENGDDNVILGFGVENVSLFQKITVTVGPEQKEVAPQHVLLCLTGEGKLVLYYLARISDPSDLPHTTLSTNEDCGEKQISPAPVSEKELTPSVTGSVSKSILTEHGADPSSAQTGSNQQESMIMKNSSLVSKKQETTGNSLLTSSDKKPLDTKQLNVPTALATAPSLALTGNTKPAMSFSFSTFNNEGTNPTESKAPSGLAPSLRPGSSSFGNIQSGKGGLDSTQSVGTFGGSQNSNKDGGGYSFKSSLFASSGSVPAKIGERNEAGFGNPWPQTSYTADGKVFGPPVALSPGTLPSISPAKPSLIGSSSSGYRAGNSEAPQSLHGSPLSQQTMGKSHNSRTQAPVDYSRNFKMSAIFDSQEDMSKKFYSINEMTKELDALLAYIEKDGGFRDACITFQQRPLSMFEDGLQNFLELLQVFKNKVEGQCSRIEDLRNKMFQVSARQTYMKGIVSQSSDTQYWDIWNRQKLSPEFEVKRQNILKANQNLTNQLVELERHFNNLEMNKFSETGRLASGRRAVYSNKSRSSHTQLSSVYNALNSQLAAAEQLSECLSKQISALNIGSTTTKRRAVTKELFESIGLAHTTDATKFLGSTPSKSIKRFPSGNEHSKGVLGPSKSVEPETARRRRESLDMSLTSLEPQKTTVKRIAQQQRLKISSDLPFRSNKKIFDSQMAAISQEKSSGSSNSSIVESYASRLRSSSEDVKAKPSGSQQNPLFKWVKESTGPSQILEKKQFELPGQMKSIAQSSKLAPSSPAFGYTHKGAQDSISPSNVSSFGATHTVPKSHTLTFKTTITPKSNANTEANILPSMATAKAPQSPLSVKTLTGESGDLSTLTLKNRQDSQAMPSLGNIKGLDPSPQSKGDMFRDLSKSSFTSENSKPAVLQEKSGKLSGVNDGVQSTVKETPKVAPQPPAFSPTSVTQTNLYSMKPTVSSSATSSSSVMQASAAKTSDILSSSVQKSTPNISSLVPGDNLSSSVPSIPTPVKDLSSGMGKNAAKPEMVTSEVTSTIVSESSSVISTTESKPSQPPTTGATLPSTPVSAPKTAPTTAEPVVTSAGKDVGPNNISTDEDDMEEEAPSTSVELNLGALGGFSLGSQPSSSPQKSNPFGTSFGTSDNKSSGTPFTLTTSPGQLFRPASLSIPSAQPAQPSQSTSSSAFSSTFSSGLTGFGQTAQLGSGQQSGFGKPAQIGAGFGQPAQIQSGFGQPAQIGSGQQSGFGQPAQIGAGQQSGFGQPSQFGAQQALGSVLGSFGQSRQLGGVGSGGFGGFASASTSGGFGSLSSSNAGFAGAAAGGGFSAPAAASAGGGFAAASAGGGFAAAATGGGFAALASKSGGFAAAASSGGGFAAAAPSGGGFAAAAPSGGGFGGATQGGGFGSGGGFGSFGGNQGAGFSAFGASGPGRPPADLLTQMRK